A genomic segment from Balneola sp. encodes:
- a CDS encoding UDP-2,3-diacylglucosamine diphosphatase, whose protein sequence is MKRSLDTVVISDVHLGTVGCHAVELVQYLNSIEPKRIILNGDFIDMWQFKKYYWPEAHMHVIRTLITMMTNGVDIYYLTGNHDETLRKVSSLQLGPLFILDKLVLELNGEKVWFFHGDIFDVTMKYSKWLAKLGGKGYELLILLNRWVNKISQKLGYGKLSLSKKIKDSVKTAVNFIDDFEVTAMELAIDEGYDYVVCGHIHQPKIRGYENEKGSVIYLNSGDWIENLTCLEYDGHEWSLYRYEEDTVLQESPRVTQLIQRHTNDAKVMIG, encoded by the coding sequence ATGAAAAGATCCCTAGATACGGTAGTAATCTCGGACGTTCATCTGGGTACTGTTGGCTGTCATGCTGTTGAACTTGTCCAATATCTCAATTCAATTGAACCAAAACGGATAATCCTCAATGGGGATTTTATTGATATGTGGCAGTTCAAAAAGTATTACTGGCCGGAAGCCCACATGCACGTAATCCGTACTTTAATAACCATGATGACTAACGGAGTAGATATCTATTATCTCACCGGAAATCATGATGAAACCCTTCGCAAAGTATCCAGCCTTCAGTTAGGTCCTTTGTTCATTCTCGATAAACTTGTTCTTGAGCTAAATGGGGAAAAGGTATGGTTCTTCCATGGTGACATTTTCGACGTGACTATGAAGTACTCAAAATGGCTAGCTAAATTAGGGGGCAAAGGGTACGAGCTATTGATTCTCCTAAACCGATGGGTGAATAAAATCTCCCAGAAATTGGGGTATGGTAAGTTATCTCTCTCTAAAAAAATTAAAGACAGCGTTAAAACAGCAGTTAACTTTATTGATGATTTTGAAGTAACTGCTATGGAGCTCGCGATAGATGAAGGATATGATTATGTGGTTTGTGGTCATATACATCAACCAAAAATACGCGGTTATGAGAATGAGAAAGGTTCTGTGATTTATTTGAATTCAGGAGACTGGATCGAAAATCTAACCTGTCTTGAATATGATGGCCATGAATGGAGCCTTTACCGATATGAGGAAGACACGGTACTACAGGAAAGCCCAAGGGTAACACAACTTATCCAGCGCCATACGAATGATGCTAAAGTTATGATAGGATGA
- a CDS encoding DinB family protein: MEIWEDEYPDSSEYAHFYSTYVSHVKKGNVIHTLNKQMHNLFTLANSIPGDKAYFKYAPDKWTIKEVFGHMIEAERLFSYRAFAISRGDEQALPGMDQDIYMAENNYNSRELSNLANEFLAVRVSTIHLFDSMTKEMISRQGNASGMDVTVRALAFIIVGHVAHHVSIMNERYL; this comes from the coding sequence ATGGAAATTTGGGAAGATGAGTATCCTGATTCTTCAGAATACGCGCACTTTTATTCTACTTATGTGAGTCATGTAAAAAAAGGGAATGTTATTCATACTCTCAATAAACAAATGCACAACTTATTTACTTTAGCTAATTCTATACCTGGAGATAAGGCGTATTTCAAATATGCTCCTGATAAGTGGACTATCAAAGAAGTATTTGGACATATGATTGAAGCAGAGCGTTTGTTTAGCTATAGAGCCTTTGCCATAAGCAGAGGAGATGAACAAGCCTTACCTGGAATGGATCAGGACATATACATGGCTGAGAACAATTATAACAGTAGAGAATTAAGTAATCTTGCCAATGAATTCCTGGCAGTAAGGGTTTCCACTATCCACTTATTTGACAGCATGACTAAGGAAATGATCTCGCGTCAAGGAAATGCGAGCGGTATGGATGTTACTGTAAGAGCATTGGCTTTCATTATTGTAGGTCATGTTGCCCACCACGTTTCAATTATGAACGAGAGATACCTTTAG
- a CDS encoding MBL fold metallo-hydrolase codes for MFFEQVFEEKLAQYAYVIGCQKTGEAIVIDPMRDIDRYEKLASKHGLSIVAAGETHIHADYLSGLREYTERGVKVYASDEGDQDWKYEWLIGSQYDYQLLKDGDQFSIGNIRFDVLYTPGHTPEHISFLVTDGAATDEPMGILSGDFVFVGDVGRPDLLETAAGLEGSMETSAKTLYKSIEKFKTMPDYLQLWPGHGAGSACGKALGAVPKSTIGYEQRFNTSIKSAITEKDFVDYILDGQPEPPLYFARMKRDNKKGPKVLGQLPNPKRLSIEEIVKSTATDSAVVLDTRNRTEFMAGHLKNSLLATLKKDFNTIAGSYITEHQDIYLIADESQIEEAVTDLIRVGLDNIKGYATPEDIIKSGVELVSTETIDFEDVDSLMAQGEATLLDARKKSEFDLGHHPDAINISHTRLLDRFEEIPTEKPVLIHCKSGNRASFASALLESKGYEVKYVDDNVEPWLEKNNLMIEA; via the coding sequence ATGTTTTTTGAACAAGTATTTGAAGAGAAACTGGCACAATATGCATATGTAATTGGATGCCAAAAAACCGGCGAAGCTATTGTTATAGATCCTATGCGGGATATTGATCGATATGAGAAACTTGCATCAAAGCATGGTCTTAGCATTGTTGCAGCTGGTGAGACTCATATTCATGCCGATTACCTTTCCGGATTGAGAGAGTATACTGAAAGAGGAGTGAAAGTTTATGCTTCGGATGAAGGAGACCAGGATTGGAAATATGAATGGTTGATTGGAAGCCAATATGATTACCAATTACTTAAAGATGGTGATCAGTTCAGTATTGGGAATATCCGCTTTGATGTACTTTACACCCCGGGCCATACTCCTGAACACATCAGTTTTTTAGTTACGGATGGTGCTGCTACAGATGAGCCAATGGGCATTCTGTCTGGTGATTTTGTTTTTGTAGGAGATGTAGGTCGTCCGGACTTATTAGAAACCGCTGCAGGTCTTGAAGGATCTATGGAAACTTCTGCGAAGACTTTATATAAATCCATTGAAAAGTTTAAAACCATGCCAGACTATCTTCAATTATGGCCAGGTCATGGTGCTGGAAGTGCATGTGGGAAGGCTTTGGGAGCAGTTCCTAAATCGACAATTGGCTATGAGCAACGGTTCAACACTTCGATAAAATCGGCGATTACAGAAAAGGATTTTGTGGATTACATCCTGGATGGGCAACCAGAACCCCCGCTCTATTTTGCGAGAATGAAGAGGGATAACAAGAAAGGTCCAAAGGTTCTTGGGCAACTTCCTAATCCAAAGAGATTATCTATCGAAGAAATTGTAAAGAGTACCGCTACAGATTCAGCAGTTGTACTAGATACCAGAAATCGTACTGAGTTTATGGCTGGTCATCTTAAAAATTCCTTGTTGGCTACACTAAAAAAAGACTTTAATACCATCGCGGGTTCTTACATAACGGAACATCAGGATATATACTTAATTGCTGATGAGTCACAAATTGAAGAGGCCGTAACCGATCTAATACGTGTAGGGTTAGATAACATCAAAGGATATGCAACTCCCGAGGATATAATTAAATCAGGTGTTGAGCTGGTTTCTACGGAAACGATTGACTTTGAAGATGTGGACAGTCTAATGGCCCAGGGAGAGGCAACATTATTAGATGCTCGAAAAAAATCTGAATTTGATCTAGGTCATCATCCTGATGCAATTAATATTTCTCATACCAGATTGCTTGATCGATTTGAAGAGATTCCAACAGAAAAGCCAGTCCTCATTCATTGTAAATCCGGAAACAGAGCTTCATTCGCATCTGCTTTGCTAGAGTCAAAAGGGTATGAAGTGAAGTATGTAGATGACAACGTAGAGCCCTGGCTGGAAAAGAATAACCTGATGATCGAGGCGTAA